From Amycolatopsis sp. cg9, one genomic window encodes:
- a CDS encoding NBR1-Ig-like domain-containing protein, with translation MDVERTPGRRGRVAQGPAADTGPVAAFARRLWELKRAAGDPSYDRMRDELGALASKSALSAAARGRHLPSWETTWEFVRVLAVGVLGEDETRARLEWRAAWEKAREPEVPEPRRRPWGRAPEPGSGSSSHRRSVARGPGPGLLSHRLAGSWRVRDAEPARRRWAAYGLAAAVAIVLVVALALLFGGAFSAEEPAAAGDVSEFVADVTVPDGTAVPAGSRFVKTWELRNAGSVGWIGRYLVRSGSFGSPGECRTAARVPIPYTAPGEHVRISVDVQAPPAAGHCQVYWKMADSEGHLLLPDARAVFFSVRIVP, from the coding sequence ATGGACGTCGAACGCACCCCCGGACGCCGCGGGCGGGTCGCGCAGGGCCCCGCGGCGGACACCGGGCCGGTCGCGGCGTTCGCGCGCCGGCTGTGGGAGCTGAAGCGCGCCGCGGGTGACCCGTCCTACGACCGGATGCGCGACGAACTGGGCGCGCTGGCCTCGAAGTCGGCACTCTCGGCCGCGGCGCGCGGGCGGCACCTGCCCAGCTGGGAGACGACGTGGGAGTTCGTGCGCGTGCTCGCGGTGGGCGTGCTCGGCGAGGACGAAACGCGGGCGCGGCTGGAGTGGCGGGCCGCGTGGGAGAAGGCACGCGAACCGGAGGTACCCGAGCCGAGGCGGCGGCCGTGGGGACGAGCGCCGGAACCCGGGTCCGGTTCGTCCAGTCATCGCCGGTCGGTTGCCCGCGGACCCGGGCCCGGCTTGCTCAGCCACCGGCTGGCGGGATCGTGGCGTGTGCGCGACGCGGAACCGGCGCGGCGCCGGTGGGCGGCCTACGGCCTCGCCGCGGCCGTCGCGATCGTGCTCGTCGTCGCGCTGGCTCTCCTGTTCGGCGGCGCGTTCTCGGCCGAAGAGCCTGCGGCGGCCGGTGACGTGTCCGAGTTCGTCGCCGACGTGACCGTGCCCGACGGGACCGCTGTCCCGGCCGGCAGCCGCTTCGTCAAGACGTGGGAGCTGCGCAACGCCGGATCGGTCGGATGGATCGGGCGGTACCTCGTGCGCTCGGGTTCGTTCGGCAGCCCCGGTGAGTGCCGCACGGCCGCCCGCGTCCCGATCCCGTACACCGCGCCCGGCGAGCACGTGCGGATCTCCGTCGACGTGCAGGCGCCGCCCGCGGCCGGGCACTGCCAGGTGTACTGGAAGATGGCCGACTCCGAAGGGCACCTGCTGCTACCGGACGCCCGCGCGGTCTTCTTCTCGGTCCGGATCGTGCCCTGA
- a CDS encoding Pr6Pr family membrane protein, producing the protein MRSEKLTRTWFAVTAVVALTGLVSQVVSTATTADARVANLLCFFTIDSNVLVALTAALIALGRARGRLFTVLLLDALVGIIVTGIVYQVALAGLYELHGLAFFADTMLHKVTPIVFVLGWLLVAPRGALTWRTVWWSLLYPLAWLAFTLPRGALTGFYPYPFVDAGALGYGQVALNCVFIGLFFTALAAGARFYDRRLSPAPDGTR; encoded by the coding sequence ATGCGCAGCGAGAAGCTCACCCGCACCTGGTTCGCGGTCACCGCCGTGGTCGCGCTGACCGGGCTCGTCAGCCAGGTGGTGTCCACCGCGACCACCGCGGACGCCCGGGTGGCGAACCTGCTCTGCTTCTTCACCATCGACTCGAACGTGCTGGTCGCGCTCACCGCGGCGCTGATCGCGCTGGGCCGGGCCCGCGGGCGCCTGTTCACCGTACTCCTGCTCGACGCGCTGGTCGGCATCATCGTGACCGGCATCGTCTACCAGGTCGCGCTCGCCGGCCTGTACGAGCTGCACGGCCTGGCGTTCTTCGCCGACACGATGCTGCACAAGGTGACGCCGATCGTGTTCGTGCTCGGCTGGCTCCTCGTGGCGCCGCGCGGCGCCCTGACCTGGCGCACGGTCTGGTGGTCGCTGCTCTACCCGCTGGCCTGGCTCGCGTTCACCCTGCCGCGCGGCGCGCTCACCGGCTTCTACCCGTACCCGTTCGTCGACGCCGGCGCGCTCGGCTACGGCCAGGTGGCGCTCAACTGCGTCTTCATCGGCCTGTTCTTCACCGCGCTCGCCGCGGGTGCGCGCTTCTACGACCGCCGGCTCAGCCCCGCACCCGACGGAACGCGTTGA
- a CDS encoding NADH:flavin oxidoreductase/NADH oxidase family protein has protein sequence MTLLAEPLKLRCGAVLPNRLVKSALSEQLGDRRNAPTRELAELYRTWARGGAGALITGNVMVDPAALGEPRNVAAAPDPAGYRPWARSVEGTETRLWVQLNHPGRQSPRYLSREPVAPSAVPFGNRGIRTAFAAPRALTGEEIEAIIERFAVAARTFVEAGFTGVQIHGAHGYLVSQFLSPLTNLRTDEWGGDAVRRRRFLLEVVRRVRSSVGDDVPVSVKLNSADFQRGGFTEEESLEVVRELGETGLDLLEVSGGTYEKAAMMGSGRASSQAREAYFLDYAAKARSVSDVALMVTGGFATPGGMTDALRSGALDVIGLGRPLIVDPGLPARLLDGEDARAERLCPKTGVRLADSLLEIQWHTRQMHRIAAGKPVDRRGALPTLVQAGLTDGLNAFRRVRG, from the coding sequence ATGACGCTCCTGGCCGAGCCGCTGAAACTGCGCTGCGGCGCGGTGCTGCCGAACCGCCTGGTCAAGTCGGCGCTGAGCGAGCAGCTCGGCGACCGCCGCAACGCACCCACCCGTGAGCTGGCCGAGCTGTACCGCACCTGGGCCCGCGGTGGCGCCGGCGCGCTGATCACCGGGAACGTCATGGTCGACCCGGCCGCGCTCGGCGAGCCGCGCAACGTCGCCGCCGCACCGGATCCCGCCGGTTACCGGCCCTGGGCGCGGTCGGTCGAGGGCACGGAGACGCGGCTGTGGGTGCAGCTGAACCACCCGGGCCGGCAGAGCCCGCGGTACCTGTCGCGCGAGCCGGTGGCGCCGTCCGCGGTGCCGTTCGGCAACCGCGGCATCCGTACCGCCTTCGCCGCTCCGCGCGCGTTGACCGGCGAAGAGATCGAAGCGATCATCGAACGCTTCGCCGTCGCGGCGCGCACGTTCGTCGAAGCCGGCTTCACGGGCGTGCAGATCCACGGCGCCCACGGCTACCTCGTGTCCCAGTTCCTTTCGCCGCTGACGAACCTGCGCACGGACGAGTGGGGCGGCGACGCCGTCCGCCGGCGCCGCTTCCTGCTGGAGGTCGTGCGGCGCGTGCGTTCGTCGGTGGGGGACGACGTCCCGGTGTCGGTGAAGCTCAACAGCGCGGACTTCCAGCGCGGCGGCTTCACCGAAGAGGAGTCGCTCGAGGTCGTGCGCGAGCTCGGGGAAACCGGGCTGGACCTGCTCGAGGTGTCGGGCGGAACGTACGAGAAGGCCGCCATGATGGGCTCCGGCCGGGCGAGCTCGCAGGCGCGCGAAGCGTACTTCCTGGACTACGCGGCGAAAGCGCGTTCGGTGTCCGACGTCGCCCTGATGGTCACCGGCGGGTTCGCGACACCCGGCGGGATGACCGACGCGCTGCGCTCGGGCGCGCTGGACGTCATCGGGCTCGGCCGGCCGCTGATCGTCGACCCCGGGCTGCCCGCGCGGCTGCTCGACGGCGAGGACGCCCGCGCGGAGCGGCTCTGCCCGAAGACCGGCGTCCGGCTGGCCGACAGCCTCCTCGAGATCCAGTGGCACACCCGGCAGATGCACCGGATCGCGGCGGGCAAGCCGGTCGACCGCCGCGGCGCGCTGCCGACGCTGGTCCAGGCCGGGCTGACCGACGGGCTCAACGCGTTCCGTCGGGTGCGGGGCTGA
- a CDS encoding MBL fold metallo-hydrolase, translating to MTAIVQNLVTSGVFRLDGGSWDVDNNVWLVGDDAEVIVIDAAHDAKAIENVIGERKLVAIVCTHAHNDHVNAAPELADATGAPILLHPDDRVVWDLTHPDRAPDGELADGQTLTIAGTALRVLHTPGHAPGAICLYAEELGVLFTGDTLFHGGPGATGRSYSDYPTIVKSIREKLFTLPESTKVHTGHGEGTTIGAEKTASSGWDQP from the coding sequence ATGACGGCGATCGTGCAGAACCTGGTGACTTCCGGCGTCTTCCGGCTCGACGGAGGCAGCTGGGACGTCGACAACAACGTGTGGCTGGTGGGCGACGACGCGGAAGTGATCGTGATCGACGCCGCCCACGACGCGAAGGCGATCGAAAACGTCATCGGCGAGCGGAAGCTGGTCGCGATCGTCTGCACCCACGCCCACAACGACCACGTCAACGCCGCACCGGAACTCGCCGACGCGACCGGCGCGCCGATCCTGCTCCACCCCGACGACCGCGTCGTCTGGGACCTCACGCACCCGGACCGCGCTCCGGACGGCGAGCTGGCCGACGGCCAGACCCTCACGATCGCGGGCACCGCGCTCCGCGTCCTCCACACACCCGGCCACGCCCCCGGCGCGATCTGCCTCTACGCGGAGGAACTGGGCGTCCTGTTCACCGGCGACACCCTGTTCCACGGCGGCCCCGGCGCCACCGGGCGGTCCTATTCGGACTACCCGACCATCGTGAAGTCCATCCGCGAGAAGCTCTTCACGCTCCCGGAATCGACGAAGGTCCACACGGGCCACGGCGAAGGCACGACGATCGGCGCGGAGAAAACGGCGTCGAGCGGCTGGGACCAGCCCTAG
- a CDS encoding DUF309 domain-containing protein — MSRRDRDTEGRARNARPRDGLGRPLPYGSDGVERQPEGIVRTPAQTLAEAQRLLDDGKPFHAHEVFEDAWKSTDGPDRELWRGLAQLAVGLTHAARGNNVGAVSLLERAAANIEPFRAEPPHGIDVAGLQAWALALAEEAKQRVRVSPSAPRLTC; from the coding sequence ATGAGCCGCCGCGACCGGGACACCGAAGGACGGGCACGCAACGCACGGCCGCGCGACGGCCTCGGGCGGCCCCTGCCGTACGGCTCCGACGGCGTCGAGCGCCAGCCGGAGGGCATCGTGCGGACCCCGGCGCAAACGCTTGCGGAAGCCCAGCGCCTGCTCGACGACGGCAAGCCGTTCCACGCGCACGAGGTCTTCGAAGACGCGTGGAAGAGCACCGACGGCCCCGACCGCGAACTCTGGCGCGGCCTCGCCCAGCTCGCGGTGGGGCTGACGCACGCGGCTCGCGGCAACAACGTCGGCGCGGTGTCGCTGCTGGAGCGGGCCGCGGCGAACATCGAGCCGTTCCGGGCCGAGCCGCCGCACGGGATCGACGTCGCCGGCCTGCAGGCGTGGGCGCTCGCGCTGGCGGAAGAGGCGAAGCAGCGCGTCCGGGTGTCGCCGAGCGCGCCGAGGCTGACGTGCTGA
- a CDS encoding GuaB1 family IMP dehydrogenase-related protein, with amino-acid sequence MRFLDGHRPAHDLTYDDVFLLPNRSDVESRFDVDLATADGTGATIPIVVANMTAVAGRRMAETVARRGGLVVLPQDVDTDAVTEIVGWVKSRHTVWDTPLVLTGGDAVADALNLVHKRAHGAVVVVDGEGRPVGIVDEAACAGVDRFARLADVAQPAHVAVPLATPAREVFELLHGHGAQLALGLDADGRLAGVLTAVGALRADIYTPAVDSAGKLRVAAAVGVNGDVAAKAEAVLGAGVDVLVVDTAHGHQEKMIAALKAVRSVSPKVPVVAGNVVTAEGTRDLIQAGADVVKVGVGPGAMCTTRMMTGVGRPQFSAVADCAAAARELGKHVWADGGVRHPRDVALALAAGASAAMVGSWFAGTYESPGDLRFDEQGRPYKESFGMASKRAVGARTRTDNSFDRARKALFEEGISSSRMSLDPARPGVEDLLDSIGSGVRSSCTYAGARTLEEFHERALLGVQSAAGFAEGRPLPSGW; translated from the coding sequence GTGCGTTTCCTCGACGGCCACCGGCCCGCTCACGACCTGACCTACGACGACGTGTTCCTGCTGCCGAACCGTTCGGACGTGGAGTCCCGCTTCGACGTCGACCTCGCCACCGCGGACGGCACCGGCGCGACCATCCCGATCGTCGTGGCCAACATGACCGCGGTCGCCGGCCGGCGGATGGCCGAGACCGTCGCCCGCCGCGGTGGGCTGGTGGTGCTGCCCCAGGACGTCGACACCGACGCCGTCACCGAGATCGTCGGCTGGGTGAAGAGCCGCCACACCGTGTGGGACACCCCGCTGGTGCTCACCGGCGGCGACGCCGTCGCCGACGCGCTCAACCTGGTCCACAAGCGCGCGCACGGCGCTGTCGTGGTCGTGGACGGCGAAGGCCGCCCGGTCGGCATCGTCGACGAAGCGGCCTGCGCGGGCGTCGACCGCTTCGCGCGGCTCGCCGACGTCGCGCAGCCCGCGCACGTCGCGGTCCCGCTGGCCACGCCGGCGCGCGAGGTCTTCGAGCTGCTGCACGGCCACGGCGCGCAGCTGGCGCTGGGCCTGGACGCCGACGGCCGGCTCGCGGGCGTGCTGACCGCCGTCGGGGCGCTGCGCGCGGACATCTACACGCCGGCGGTCGACAGCGCGGGCAAGCTGCGCGTCGCCGCCGCGGTCGGCGTCAACGGCGACGTCGCGGCGAAGGCCGAGGCCGTGCTCGGCGCCGGCGTCGACGTGCTGGTCGTCGACACCGCGCACGGCCACCAGGAGAAGATGATCGCCGCGCTGAAGGCCGTCCGGTCGGTGTCGCCGAAGGTCCCGGTGGTCGCCGGGAACGTGGTCACCGCCGAGGGCACGCGCGACCTGATCCAGGCCGGCGCCGACGTCGTCAAGGTCGGCGTCGGGCCGGGCGCGATGTGCACGACCCGGATGATGACCGGCGTGGGCCGCCCCCAGTTCTCCGCGGTCGCCGACTGCGCGGCCGCCGCCCGCGAGCTGGGCAAGCACGTCTGGGCCGACGGCGGGGTCCGCCACCCGCGCGACGTCGCGCTGGCGCTGGCCGCCGGCGCGTCCGCGGCGATGGTCGGCTCGTGGTTCGCCGGCACCTACGAATCCCCCGGCGACCTGCGGTTCGACGAGCAGGGCCGGCCCTACAAGGAGTCGTTCGGCATGGCGTCGAAGCGCGCGGTGGGCGCGCGGACGCGCACGGACAACTCGTTCGACCGCGCGCGGAAGGCGCTGTTCGAAGAGGGCATCTCGTCGTCGCGGATGTCGCTCGACCCGGCCCGCCCCGGCGTCGAGGACCTGCTGGACTCGATCGGCTCCGGCGTCCGCTCGTCCTGCACCTACGCGGGCGCGCGCACCCTGGAGGAGTTCCACGAGCGCGCGCTGCTGGGCGTCCAGTCGGCGGCCGGCTTCGCCGAAGGCCGCCCCCTCCCCTCCGGCTGGTGA